One window of Quercus robur chromosome 12, dhQueRobu3.1, whole genome shotgun sequence genomic DNA carries:
- the LOC126709582 gene encoding disease resistance protein RGA2-like, whose product MELDVVLSPLLQVVFDKLATPFLEEITNICGVKEDLKKLRRTLRVIQTVLKDAEERQLTDRALRNWLTELKEVAYDVEDLLDECSPEVMVSGNRNRFIEQVRVFVPSLGSFASCINMLPKLEQIKETLDVLAEEKSFFNLSEVSVNNSGSSRSQSRGIRKTGSLVIESEVIGREGDKERIVEQLLSTGDSVGKISVISIVGIGGLGKTTLAQFAYNDERVKRHFDLKIWVCVNDDFDVGKIMVSILESGSKSKCDLFGMDVLQFRLQELLFEKRCLLVLDDVWNEDHNEWDNLRTSLSSGVEGSKIIVTTRSEKVATIMGTTYIHHLEGLSEDNCWALFKQRAFGHNEDHHPNLSTIGKQIVKKCGGVPLAAKTLGSVMRFKREEREWLFVQESDLWDVSESDNGILPALRLSFSHLASHLKGCFAYCSIFPRNYSFKKEKLIQLWIAEGLIQSPEGRRSLEFIGNEYFDDLVWTSFFQAVQRDDHGNIIEYKMHNLIHDLAQSVSGSEYLKLEDNSIVRSLSLIRHSSVVCDFSLYTIPEALYEAKKLRTLILVFPRGDLGEVPSGVFSSFRYLRVLDLSGSGLKKLHESISSFIFLRYLDLSNTQVETLPESVCCLFNLQVMNLSCCYNLIKLPSHIGKMFKLKHLIITGCERLTKMPASIGNLKYLRTLSMFIVGEGIDESLRELQILNLGGELNIRHLENVKDATEAMTASMLGKRNLRSLELSWGNDQGQLNRDNDFDGTLGSEVLNYLQPHENLKKLFVKGYRGNCFPGWMNVHKLPNLTELVLIACRRCEHLPTLGQLPFLKVLYLQGMDAVKIIGEELYGSGSVTSFSSLKELTLIDFPNLEFWWPFNQREGFPSLVKLTVSKCLKLHNMPCFPLLKHLELRSCNDRILQSVSDLASLTIIVIEEFKGQLVFLEKLLQNNALLMSLTIGSCPKLRSISPNLGKLNNLKNLTVRWCEELLSLPQGLQNLTSLESLEIIECHSLISLPENIQGLSSLRSLSIENCNNIASLPLGLQFLTALEHLAIMYCPKLVCLPKDLQHLSTLKSLIILNCPELVSLPEGLQHVSTLQNLEVRGCPGLQILPEWVAKLTSLRSLKLSDCHNLTSLPEGLRCLSSLQHLSIQECPTLEERCKKDIGEDWPRVNHIAHVYIGPLKFRRDDTASSSSPYQ is encoded by the coding sequence ATGGAGTTGGATGTAGTTCTGtcccctcttctacaggtggtATTCGACAAATTGGCCACCCCATTTCTTGAAGAGATCACTAATATCTGCGGCGTCAAGGAGGACCTCAAGAAGCTCCGGCGTACCTTACGCGTAATCCAAACTGTGCTCAAAGACGCAGAAGAGCGACAGTTGACAGATAGAGCTTTGAGAAACTGGTTGACAGAGCTTAAGGAAGTTGCTTATGATGTGGAGGACCTTCTTGATGAGTGCTCTCCTGAAGTTATGGTATCTGGGAATCGCAACCGATTCATCGAACAGGTACGTGTCTTTGTTCCCTCTCTGGGAAGTTTTGCAAGTTGCATTAACATGTTACCAAAACTTGAGCAGATCAAAGAGACGTTAGATGTGTTGGCAGAAGAGaagtctttttttaatttgagtgAGGTATCTGTTAATAATAGTGGTAGTAGTAGAAGTCAAAGTAGGGGGATAAGGAAAACTGGCTCTCTTGTAATTGAATCTGAAGTTATTGGCAGAGAGGGTGATAAAGAGAGGATAGTAGAGCAATTACTGTCCACAGGTGACAGTGTAGGGAAAATCTCTGTTATTTCTATTGTTGGTATTGGTGGTCTTGGTAAAACAACCCTTGCTCAATTTGCCTACAATGATGAAAGGGTAAAAAGACATTTTGATCTGAAGATTTGGGTCTGTGTTAATGATGATTTTGATGTGGGGAAGATCATGGTTTCGATTTTAGAATCTGGTAGTAAGAGCAAATGTGATTTGTTTGGGATGGATGTGCTGCAGTTTCGACTCCAGGAATTGTTATTTGAGAAAAGATGCTTGCTTGTGTTAGATGATGTATGGAATGAAGATCACAATGAGTGGGACAATTTAAGAACTTCATTGAGTAGTGGAGTGGAGGGAAGCAAAATCATTGTCACTACGCGTAGTGAAAAGGTCGCGACTATAATGGGCACAACTTACATTCATCATTTGGAAGGGTTATCTGAAGATAACTGTTGGGCTTTGTTCAAGCAAAGAGCCTTTGGCCATAATGAAGACCACCATCCAAACCTGTCTACAATTGGCAAACAAATAGTGAAGAAATGTGGAGGTGTACCTTTAGCTGCAAAGACTCTGGGGAGCGTCATGCGGTTCAAAAGGGAGGAAAGAGAGTGGTTGTTTGTCCAGGAGAGTGATCTTTGGGATGTATCTGAAAGTGATAATGGAATTCTACCTGCCCTAAGGTTGAGCTTTAGCCACTTGGCATCACATCTAAAGGGTTGCTTTGCATATTGCTCAATATTTCCTAGAAATTATAGTTTCAAGAAGGAAAAACTAATCCAGCTATGGATTGCAGAAGGCTTGATTCAATCTCCAGAAGGAAGAAGATCACTTGAATTCATTGGCAATGAGTATTTCGATGATTTGGTATGGACATCTTTCTTTCAGGCTGTACAGAGAGATGACCATGGCAACATAATTGAATACAAAATGCATAATCTCATTCATGATCTTGCACAATCTGTTTCAGGAAGTGAATACTTGAAACTAGAAGATAACAGTATAGTGAGAAGTCTCTCCCTTATTCGTCACTCATCAGTGGTTTGTGATTTCAGCTTATATACAATTCCAGAAGCATTGTATGAAGCAAAGAAGTTGAGAACTCTCATCTTAGTATTTCCAAGAGGTGATCTTGGAGAAGTTCCTTCAGGTGTTTTTTCAAGTTTCAGATACTTACGGGTCCTGGATTTAAGCGGTAGTGGCCTCAAAAAGCTCCATGAGTCCATTTCCTCTTTCATATTCTTGAGGTACCTTGACCTCTCTAACACACAGGTTGAAACATTACCTGAAAGTGTGTGCTGTCTTTTCAATTTACAAGTGATGAACCTTTCCTGTTGTTATAATCTCATCAAGTTGCCAAGTCATATAGGCAAAATGTTTAAACTGAAACATCTAATCATAACTGGCTGTGAGAGATTGACCAAAATGCCAGCTTCGATAGGGAACCTTAAATACCTCCGGACATTGTCAATGTTTATTGTAGGAGAGGGCATAGATGAAAGTCTCAGAGAGCTGCAAATTTTAAACCTTGGGGGTGAGCTAAATATCAGACACTTGGAGAATGTGAAGGATGCAACAGAGGCAATGACAGCCAGCATGTTAGGTAAGCGAAATCTTCGGTCCTTGGAGTTATCCTGGGGGAATGATCAGGGGCAATTAAACAGGGACAATGATTTTGATGGAACTCTGGGAAGTGAAGTGCTTAATTACCTCCAACCACATGAAAATCTAAAGAAGTTGTTTGTAAAAGGGTATCGAGGAAACTGCTTCCCAGGATGGATGAATGTTCATAAACTCCCAAATCTAACTGAACTTGTCTTGATTGCCTGCAGAAGATGTGAACATCTTCCTACACTGGGTCAACTTCCCTTCCTTAAGGTCCTTTACTTGCAAGGAATGGATGCAGTAAAGATCATCGGCGAAGAGCTCTATGGTAGTGGTTCAGTGACATCATTCTCATCATTGAAAGAGCTAACTCTCATAGATTTTCCTAATCTAGAATTCTGGTGGCCTTTCAACCAAAGAGAAGGATTCCCTTCCTTGGTCAAATTGACAGTCAGCAAATGCTTAAAGTTACACAACATGCCATGTTTTCCATTGCTAAAGCATCTGGAGCTGCGGAGTTGCAATGATAGGATACTACAGTCAGTATCAGATCTAGCTTCCCTCACCATCATTGTTATTGAAGAATTTAAAGGGCAGTTGGTTTTCTTGGAAAAATTGCTTCAAAATAATGCTCTTCTAATGTCTTTAACTATTGGCTCTTGCCCCAAGCTTCGCTCCATCTCTCCAAATTTAGGAAAGCTCAACAATCTAAAGAACCTAACTGTTCGCTGGTGTGAGGAGCTCCTTTCGTTGCCACAAGGTCTGCAAAACCTTACCTCCCTGGAGTCATTGGAGATAATTGAATGCCATAGCCTTATCTCATTGCCGGAAAACATACAAGGCCTGAGCTCTCTTCGATCTTTGTCCATTGAGAATTGCAATAATATTGCATCATTGCCACTGGGGCTGCAATTTCTAACAGCTCTTGAGCATTTAGCTATCATGTACTGTCCAAAATTGGTTTGTTTGCCTAAGGATTTGCAACACCTCTCAACTCTTAAAAGTTTGATCATCTTGAATTGTCCTGAGCTTGTGTCTCTTCCTGAGGGGTTACAACATGTCAGCACACTGCAAAACTTGGAAGTTCGTGGCTGTCCTGGTCTGCAGATTCTGCCAGAGTGGGTAGCTAAGCTTACCTCGCTCAGATCTTTGAAACTTTCAGACTGTCATAATCTAACATCTCTGCCTGAAGGTTTGCGATGTTTAAGTTCCCTTCAACATCTATCGATTCAAGAATGTCCTACCTTGGAGGAAAGGTGCAAAAAGGATATAGGTGAGGACTGGCCTAGAGTAAATCACATAGCACATGTCTATATTGGACCACTGAAGTTCAGACGAGATGACACTGCCAGCAGCTCATCTCCCTATCAGTGA